A window from Micromonospora profundi encodes these proteins:
- a CDS encoding O-antigen ligase family protein produces the protein MTAGRRAVRSPGPIRWRTVRVLLGAVAAVPVATVVCLLAGAPPLLPAFVVVFAALAVFPLPGLAYVLVVLNAPLGLRLAGVEGIVGDAFGGREYALGLSAAAIAGVHALRCVLRGGWSRRQVVGVGVGLLVLGVWSLIGIAHHGPGQTLSGLRLTVLPFLLLLALLGLGAPGMTRIVTVAAWLLMANGVATVAELIIGPQQLVQWGFEDGRAIRYIGDTFRAPGLTEVNAELGILAGAFLLGYVALWLTSGARPTRWSWHVGAVSAVVCLALSTSRSGALLVVGGVIAAAVGNRSGGAAARRRARLVGLGVVACVTVGFVAVGATGARSLFQRFEVWSGLLDGDLPLWGRGIGAAGAATVSRAASGGQVFVDNYFVSVALQYGLPMMVVLIAGIGYLLVRLWRYASTLPSAVSHLAVLTGLSAAFLVIEAWEYTGATMCLAVFVAYGNHLDPLPPAPVAPAVDVRQASAVPPVAHPPARPPERRRPVDAETVVLPRVEAETVVLPRVEPQRVARQPVDADTVILPPQRSARRGDDPQRSAAPRHQQPPPSYGRRDDDSTAVLPVTRPEHRHPDDNRRW, from the coding sequence ATGACGGCCGGTCGGCGCGCGGTGCGGTCGCCGGGCCCGATCCGCTGGCGTACGGTGCGGGTCCTGCTCGGCGCGGTTGCCGCCGTGCCGGTGGCCACAGTGGTGTGCCTGCTCGCCGGTGCCCCGCCGCTCCTGCCGGCCTTCGTCGTCGTGTTCGCCGCGCTCGCGGTGTTTCCACTGCCGGGCCTCGCGTACGTCCTCGTCGTGCTGAACGCGCCGTTGGGTCTGCGCCTCGCCGGCGTGGAGGGGATTGTCGGTGACGCCTTCGGTGGTCGCGAGTACGCCCTCGGGTTGTCCGCAGCGGCGATAGCCGGCGTGCACGCCCTGCGCTGCGTGCTGCGTGGTGGCTGGAGCCGCCGGCAGGTCGTCGGCGTCGGCGTGGGCCTTCTGGTGCTGGGCGTCTGGAGCCTGATCGGCATCGCGCACCACGGGCCGGGGCAGACCCTGTCCGGGCTCCGGCTCACAGTGCTGCCGTTCCTTCTCCTGCTGGCCCTGCTGGGCCTTGGCGCGCCAGGGATGACCCGGATCGTGACAGTCGCCGCCTGGCTGCTGATGGCCAACGGCGTCGCCACCGTCGCAGAGCTGATCATCGGGCCGCAGCAGCTCGTCCAGTGGGGTTTCGAAGATGGCCGGGCGATCCGCTACATCGGCGACACGTTCCGGGCTCCCGGCCTCACCGAGGTCAACGCCGAGCTGGGCATCCTCGCCGGCGCGTTCCTGCTCGGGTACGTGGCGCTCTGGCTGACCTCCGGCGCCCGGCCCACCCGCTGGTCGTGGCACGTCGGCGCGGTCTCGGCGGTTGTCTGCCTCGCGCTCAGCACGTCCCGTTCCGGTGCGCTGCTCGTCGTCGGCGGGGTCATCGCCGCCGCCGTGGGCAACCGTTCCGGCGGCGCCGCCGCTCGTCGCCGCGCCCGCCTCGTCGGGCTCGGTGTCGTGGCGTGCGTGACTGTCGGTTTCGTGGCCGTCGGCGCGACCGGTGCGCGCAGCCTCTTCCAGCGTTTCGAGGTGTGGTCGGGGTTGCTCGACGGTGACCTTCCGCTCTGGGGCCGTGGCATCGGTGCCGCCGGAGCGGCGACGGTGTCGCGAGCCGCCTCCGGCGGGCAGGTCTTCGTCGACAACTACTTCGTCAGCGTCGCCCTCCAGTACGGGCTGCCGATGATGGTGGTGCTGATCGCCGGGATCGGATACCTGCTCGTCCGACTCTGGCGGTACGCCTCAACGCTCCCGTCCGCCGTTTCCCATCTCGCCGTCCTGACCGGCCTCTCGGCTGCGTTCCTCGTCATCGAAGCCTGGGAGTACACGGGCGCGACGATGTGTCTCGCGGTCTTCGTCGCGTACGGGAACCACCTGGACCCGCTGCCGCCGGCGCCCGTTGCGCCCGCCGTCGACGTGCGACAGGCGTCGGCGGTCCCGCCCGTCGCGCACCCGCCGGCTCGACCGCCCGAGCGACGGCGGCCTGTCGACGCGGAGACCGTGGTGCTGCCCCGGGTGGAGGCGGAGACGGTGGTGTTGCCCCGGGTGGAACCGCAGAGGGTCGCGCGGCAGCCCGTCGACGCCGACACCGTGATCCTCCCGCCGCAGCGCTCCGCACGCAGGGGCGATGACCCGCAGCGTTCCGCGGCACCGCGCCACCAGCAACCGCCTCCGTCGTACGGCCGCAGGGACGACGACAGCACCGCTGTCCTGCCGGTGACCCGCCCGGAACACCGGCACCCCGACGACAACCGGAGGTGGTGA
- a CDS encoding glycosyltransferase produces the protein MRIAMVHSSFAIRGGAEQYVRDLSAALVDRGHEVQVFSRPSPHSLPTDAPVDTRISARLGGADPRLGKVLTHLGDLADPTGLRLNALRDFAPDVVHVHNWQGLGVLPLARIARTWPTCHTVHDYAVADPNNSLANQGRSDLTDRLLRARSAWLVRQLRGVSLLWPAARTRDIAQRHLPQGSTLGGTVVPLAVPETGGPVSWPAGNPAVFLFLGALSEHKGIDLLLAAWREVAGQDGATLLIGGDGPRRADVEAAARKLPGLEYLGFLDTAGKQAAMARAGWLVFPSQWAENFPISCVEALRAGRPIISSEVARPPMASDESLRIFRTRAELTETMRRAASMPPADYDTIAAAAARDGRELNWDRHVDAVVDAYTALRADDAGRRRVPATRR, from the coding sequence GTGCGGATCGCCATGGTCCACTCGTCGTTCGCGATCCGCGGCGGCGCGGAGCAGTACGTGCGGGACCTCTCCGCCGCGCTCGTCGACCGCGGTCACGAGGTGCAGGTGTTCAGCCGCCCGTCGCCGCACAGCCTGCCCACCGACGCGCCCGTCGACACGAGGATCTCGGCCCGCCTGGGCGGCGCCGACCCGCGGCTCGGCAAGGTCCTCACCCATCTCGGTGACCTGGCCGACCCGACCGGCCTGCGCCTGAACGCCCTGCGCGACTTCGCCCCGGACGTGGTGCACGTGCACAACTGGCAGGGCCTGGGCGTCCTGCCGCTGGCCCGGATCGCCAGAACGTGGCCGACCTGCCACACGGTCCACGACTACGCCGTAGCCGACCCGAACAACAGTCTCGCCAACCAGGGCAGGTCAGACCTGACCGACCGCCTGCTGCGAGCCCGGTCGGCGTGGCTGGTCCGGCAACTGCGCGGGGTCTCGCTGCTGTGGCCGGCCGCGCGTACCCGGGACATCGCCCAGCGGCACCTTCCGCAGGGGTCCACGCTGGGCGGGACTGTCGTACCGCTCGCCGTGCCGGAGACCGGCGGCCCGGTGTCCTGGCCGGCCGGCAACCCTGCGGTGTTCCTGTTCCTCGGTGCGCTCAGTGAGCACAAGGGCATCGACCTGCTGCTGGCCGCGTGGCGGGAGGTGGCCGGCCAGGACGGCGCCACACTGCTCATCGGCGGTGACGGCCCACGCCGGGCCGACGTCGAGGCGGCGGCGCGTAAACTGCCCGGGCTCGAATACCTGGGCTTCCTCGACACGGCGGGCAAGCAGGCAGCGATGGCGCGGGCCGGCTGGCTCGTCTTCCCCAGCCAGTGGGCCGAGAACTTCCCGATCTCGTGCGTCGAGGCGCTGCGGGCCGGCCGTCCGATCATCTCCAGCGAGGTGGCCCGGCCGCCGATGGCATCGGACGAATCCCTGCGGATCTTCCGGACGCGCGCGGAGTTGACCGAGACCATGCGTCGGGCCGCCAGCATGCCGCCTGCCGACTACGACACGATCGCGGCTGCCGCGGCCCGGGACGGGCGCGAGCTGAACTGGGACCGGCACGTCGACGCTGTTGTCGACGCTTACACCGCGCTGCGCGCGGACGACGCGGGACGGCGACGAGTCCCGGCAACAAGACGATGA
- a CDS encoding glycosyltransferase, which translates to MRPADTIVDCSGVGPGGITRVLTEVVRHWPAGQRLRLVAVPPTWEVPAGAAAEVAVVSRQAGDRARAVASATTTLRRVTGEARQEPAGAQVLSLSPSVAMVGSQLPVTTVVHDLAFRLWPHDLSTSVRQYRRASYATAINRSRQLLCVSARTRHDLLGLYGVPENRATVWYPGSDVDVVPGALPPELAARTGGVRQYLLVAGHAAHKGVELAVEALADLPDLVLAVLTGGQRIDRFTDAVAASPAADRVVLLDRLSDADYAAAVANAAAFLMPSHFEGYGLPAAEALRLGTPTVISPDPALLEATDGRAERMTTWTAAALVRAVGEAVGGPRPRAGAAGRSWRDATAHLAHLLDADQDGRALSQTTGKQA; encoded by the coding sequence ATGAGACCCGCTGACACCATCGTCGACTGCAGCGGTGTCGGTCCGGGCGGCATCACCCGCGTCCTCACCGAGGTCGTGCGGCACTGGCCGGCCGGGCAGCGGCTGCGGCTCGTCGCCGTACCCCCGACGTGGGAGGTGCCCGCCGGGGCCGCCGCCGAGGTGGCGGTGGTCAGCCGGCAGGCCGGCGACCGGGCCCGGGCCGTCGCGTCCGCCACCACGACCCTGCGTCGGGTCACCGGTGAGGCCCGGCAGGAGCCGGCGGGTGCGCAGGTGCTCTCCCTGAGCCCATCGGTCGCCATGGTCGGCAGCCAACTGCCGGTCACCACGGTCGTCCACGATCTCGCCTTCCGGCTCTGGCCGCACGACCTGTCGACGTCGGTGCGGCAGTACCGGCGGGCCAGCTACGCGACGGCGATCAACAGGTCCCGGCAGTTGCTCTGCGTCAGCGCCCGTACCCGCCACGACCTCCTGGGGCTCTACGGCGTGCCGGAGAACCGGGCCACCGTCTGGTATCCGGGCAGCGACGTGGACGTCGTACCCGGTGCGCTTCCGCCGGAACTCGCGGCCCGCACCGGCGGGGTGCGCCAGTACCTCCTGGTCGCCGGCCACGCGGCCCACAAGGGGGTCGAGCTGGCCGTCGAGGCTCTGGCCGACCTTCCCGACCTGGTGCTCGCGGTGCTCACCGGCGGTCAGCGCATCGACCGGTTCACCGACGCCGTGGCGGCGTCCCCGGCGGCCGACCGGGTGGTGCTGCTCGACAGGCTCTCCGACGCCGACTACGCGGCGGCCGTCGCCAACGCCGCCGCGTTCCTGATGCCGAGTCACTTCGAGGGGTACGGGCTGCCGGCCGCCGAGGCGCTCCGGTTGGGCACACCCACAGTCATCTCACCGGACCCCGCCCTGCTCGAGGCGACCGACGGTCGGGCCGAACGGATGACGACCTGGACGGCGGCGGCGCTGGTCCGGGCGGTGGGCGAGGCCGTGGGAGGTCCTCGACCGAGGGCGGGTGCCGCCGGGCGTTCCTGGCGCGACGCGACCGCTCACCTGGCGCACCTGCTCGACGCCGACCAGGACGGTCGTGCCCTGTCCCAGACGACCGGAAAGCAGGCCTGA
- a CDS encoding glycosyltransferase produces the protein MTSLDNVQPTVPPPASTPLLADRSVAVVHEWFGATGGSENVFLAIADLVPHARRIVLWADRDVEVDRLGLHETWLAKTPLRRSKALALPLMPLAWRTVGDERYDVVISSSHAFAHTVRLGPPERTRHLSYVHSPARYVWSPDFDGRGSGALLSGPRKALQSVDVRLSRHVQAYAANSREVQARIQRFWKRDAVVIHPPVDVEYFAEAPVQPARDYLLGVGRWIPYKNFDLMIEIAAESGLPLVVAGSGPEEARLRRLAATVGVPVTFEVRPSRERLRELYAGARALLFPAHEDFGIIPVEAQACGTPVIGLNTGGLLETVVNGETGFLIGSMRPADHAAAVRRVGELDAARIRKHAMAFSPQRFQHEMGEWIAHETR, from the coding sequence ATGACCTCGTTGGACAACGTCCAGCCGACCGTGCCGCCCCCGGCGTCGACGCCGCTGCTCGCCGACCGCTCCGTGGCGGTCGTCCACGAGTGGTTCGGCGCCACAGGCGGATCGGAGAACGTGTTCCTCGCCATCGCGGACCTTGTGCCGCACGCGCGCCGCATCGTGCTCTGGGCGGACCGGGACGTCGAGGTGGACCGCCTCGGTCTGCACGAGACGTGGCTGGCCAAGACGCCGTTGCGCCGCAGCAAGGCCCTCGCGCTGCCCCTCATGCCCCTGGCCTGGCGGACAGTCGGCGACGAGCGCTACGACGTGGTCATCTCGTCCAGCCACGCGTTCGCCCACACCGTGCGGCTCGGCCCGCCGGAACGGACCCGGCACCTGAGCTACGTGCACTCGCCGGCACGCTATGTCTGGAGCCCTGACTTCGACGGTCGGGGCTCGGGCGCGCTGCTCAGCGGCCCCCGCAAGGCGCTCCAGTCTGTCGACGTCCGGCTCAGCCGGCACGTGCAGGCGTACGCCGCGAACTCCCGCGAGGTGCAGGCGCGGATCCAGCGGTTCTGGAAGCGTGACGCCGTCGTGATCCACCCGCCCGTCGACGTCGAGTACTTCGCCGAGGCCCCGGTCCAACCCGCCCGTGACTACCTGCTGGGTGTGGGGCGCTGGATCCCGTACAAGAACTTCGACCTGATGATCGAGATCGCCGCCGAGTCGGGACTGCCCCTTGTCGTGGCCGGTTCCGGGCCGGAGGAGGCGAGGCTGCGCCGGCTCGCCGCCACCGTCGGGGTGCCGGTGACCTTCGAGGTGCGGCCCTCCCGGGAGCGGCTGCGGGAGCTTTACGCGGGCGCCCGCGCGCTGCTGTTCCCGGCACACGAGGACTTCGGCATCATCCCGGTGGAGGCGCAGGCGTGCGGAACTCCGGTGATCGGTCTGAACACCGGCGGCCTGCTGGAGACTGTCGTCAACGGCGAGACGGGCTTCCTGATCGGCTCGATGCGACCGGCCGACCACGCCGCCGCCGTACGCCGTGTCGGCGAACTCGACGCGGCGCGCATCCGCAAACACGCGATGGCCTTCTCACCGCAGCGGTTCCAGCACGAGATGGGCGAGTGGATCGCGCATGAGACCCGCTGA
- a CDS encoding MurR/RpiR family transcriptional regulator has product MNETGVEAPVEQVLDLFDGVRLTPTQRRIAHCLVQHGPAVAYLSAAEVAELAGVSQPSVTRFAVALGHDGYPALRRRLRGLTTARPGGPADAGNELQQAVRAEMGNLDRLAGQLADRDRIAETGRLLAASRPLPVLGLRAAAPLAAYFAYFAAKVHPDVRVLDDGGSLLTDRLEQAAEAGASAVLAFVLPRYPRETLDALRDARATGLTVVAITDSPVSPATEHADVVLPAAVGAQLVFDLHTAPMTLAMVLLQAICDAAPADTQRRLEAFEASAARRQLFLG; this is encoded by the coding sequence GTGAATGAGACAGGGGTCGAGGCGCCGGTGGAGCAGGTGCTCGACCTGTTCGACGGGGTGCGGCTCACCCCGACCCAGCGCCGCATCGCGCACTGTCTCGTACAGCACGGCCCGGCGGTGGCGTACCTGTCCGCGGCGGAGGTCGCCGAGCTGGCCGGGGTCAGCCAGCCGTCGGTGACCCGGTTCGCCGTCGCGCTCGGCCACGACGGCTACCCGGCGCTGCGCCGCCGGCTGCGAGGCCTCACCACTGCCAGACCCGGTGGTCCGGCGGACGCCGGAAACGAACTCCAGCAGGCGGTACGCGCCGAGATGGGCAACCTGGACCGGCTGGCCGGTCAACTCGCCGACCGGGACCGGATCGCCGAGACCGGCAGGCTGCTCGCGGCCAGCCGCCCACTGCCGGTGCTCGGCCTGCGTGCCGCCGCACCGCTTGCCGCGTACTTCGCCTACTTCGCCGCCAAGGTGCACCCGGACGTGCGGGTCCTCGACGACGGCGGCAGCCTGCTGACCGACCGCCTCGAACAGGCCGCCGAGGCCGGCGCTTCGGCGGTGCTGGCCTTCGTGCTGCCCCGCTACCCCCGCGAGACCCTTGACGCGCTGCGCGACGCGCGGGCCACCGGCCTGACCGTCGTGGCGATCACCGACTCGCCGGTCAGCCCCGCCACCGAGCACGCCGACGTGGTGCTGCCCGCCGCCGTCGGCGCCCAACTCGTCTTCGACCTGCACACCGCCCCGATGACCCTGGCCATGGTGCTGTTGCAGGCGATCTGCGACGCCGCGCCGGCCGACACGCAGCGCCGGCTGGAAGCGTTCGAAGCCTCGGCGGCCCGCCGTCAGTTGTTCCTCGGATGA
- the hutU gene encoding urocanate hydratase, which translates to MTEPIRAARGSQLTARGWQQEAALRMLMNNLDPEVAERPDDLVVYGGTGKAARDWPSYHALVRTLTDLREDETMLVQSGRPVGVLRTHEWAPRVLLANSNLVGDWATWPEFRRLEHLGLTMYGQMTAGSWIYIGTQGILQGTYETFAAVAAKRFGSTLAGALTLTAGCGGMGGAQPLAVTMNGGVCLIVDVDRTRLDRRVHDRYLDEVADSLDDAVQRALAAKRDRRALSVGVVGNAAEVFPELLSRGVEIDIVTDQTSAHDPLSYLPVGVDLADARDYATAKPAEFTDRARASMARHVEAMVGFLDAGAEVFDYGNSIRGEAQLAGYPRAFDFPGFVPAYIRPLFCEGRGPFRWAALSGDPADIAATDRAILELFPENESLARWIRLAGERVAFQGLPARICWLGYGERDRAGVRFNEMVASGELSAPVVIGRDHLDAGSVASPYRETEAMADGSDAIADWPLLNALVNTASGASWVSIHHGGGVGIGRSIHAGQVCVADGTALAGQKIERVLTNDPAMGVIRHVDAGYEGAREVADRTDIRVPMTEQ; encoded by the coding sequence ATGACAGAGCCGATCCGTGCCGCACGGGGCAGTCAGCTGACCGCCCGTGGGTGGCAGCAGGAGGCCGCACTGCGGATGCTCATGAACAATCTCGACCCCGAGGTGGCCGAACGCCCCGACGACCTCGTGGTGTACGGCGGCACCGGCAAGGCGGCGCGGGACTGGCCCTCCTACCACGCGCTGGTACGCACGCTCACCGACCTGCGCGAGGACGAGACGATGCTCGTGCAGTCGGGCCGTCCGGTGGGCGTGCTGCGCACCCACGAGTGGGCGCCCCGGGTGCTGCTGGCCAACTCGAACCTGGTCGGCGACTGGGCGACCTGGCCCGAGTTCCGTCGGCTCGAACACCTCGGCCTCACCATGTACGGGCAGATGACCGCCGGCTCGTGGATCTACATCGGCACCCAGGGCATCCTCCAGGGCACCTACGAGACGTTCGCCGCGGTGGCCGCCAAGAGATTCGGGAGCACCCTCGCGGGCGCGCTGACGCTCACCGCAGGCTGCGGCGGGATGGGCGGGGCGCAGCCCCTCGCGGTCACCATGAACGGCGGCGTCTGCCTGATCGTGGACGTGGACCGCACCCGCCTCGACCGCCGGGTGCACGACCGCTACCTGGACGAGGTCGCCGACTCGCTGGACGACGCGGTGCAGCGGGCGCTGGCCGCGAAGCGGGACCGGCGCGCGCTCTCCGTGGGCGTGGTGGGCAACGCCGCCGAGGTCTTCCCCGAGCTGCTCAGCCGGGGCGTCGAGATCGACATCGTGACCGACCAGACAAGCGCCCACGACCCGCTGTCGTACCTGCCGGTGGGAGTGGATCTGGCCGATGCCCGCGACTACGCGACGGCGAAGCCCGCCGAGTTCACCGACCGGGCGCGGGCGTCGATGGCGCGGCACGTCGAGGCGATGGTCGGCTTCCTCGACGCCGGCGCCGAGGTCTTCGACTACGGCAACTCGATCCGTGGTGAGGCGCAGCTCGCCGGCTACCCGCGCGCCTTCGACTTTCCGGGCTTCGTGCCCGCGTACATCAGGCCGTTGTTCTGCGAAGGTAGGGGTCCGTTCCGGTGGGCGGCGCTGTCCGGCGACCCGGCCGACATCGCCGCCACCGACCGGGCGATCCTGGAGCTGTTCCCGGAGAACGAGTCCCTGGCACGGTGGATCCGGCTGGCCGGCGAACGTGTCGCGTTCCAGGGTCTGCCGGCGCGGATCTGCTGGCTCGGCTACGGCGAGCGCGACCGGGCCGGCGTGCGGTTCAACGAGATGGTCGCCTCCGGTGAACTCTCCGCCCCGGTGGTCATCGGTCGGGACCACCTGGACGCGGGCAGTGTGGCCAGCCCGTACCGGGAGACCGAGGCGATGGCCGACGGCTCCGACGCGATAGCCGACTGGCCGCTGCTCAACGCGCTCGTCAACACGGCAAGCGGGGCTTCCTGGGTGTCCATCCATCACGGCGGCGGGGTCGGCATCGGGCGGTCCATCCACGCCGGGCAGGTCTGCGTGGCCGACGGCACCGCGCTCGCGGGGCAGAAGATCGAGCGGGTGCTCACCAACGACCCCGCGATGGGCGTCATCCGGCACGTGGACGCCGGATACGAAGGCGCCCGCGAGGTAGCCGACCGCACCGACATCCGCGTCCCGATGACCGAGCAGTAA
- a CDS encoding allantoate amidohydrolase encodes MLSDFVVEGALPNKFRTLWDELAPIGRDADSGGYLRYALTEPERELRAWFRAQAQQRGMPVTEDGNGNLFAHWGDPEAADAVLTGSHFDSVPHGGAYDGPLGIVSAFLAVDELRAAGVTPIRPLVLAAFVEEEGARFGVPCLGSRLLTGAMPVDRAAGLRDAAGVSFAEALGDRPAGARPELLGRFGAFVELHVEQGRALAEADAPVAVASAIWPHGRWRFDVTGEGNHAGTTRMADRRDPMLTYAFTVLAANKEARLRGAHATVGRVAVEPNATNAIPSKVTGWLDARAADPQTLTDLVEAVRGKLAERARRDGTEVTVTEESATALVAFDRGLARRLATLLDAPVLPTGAGHDAGVLAAHLPTAMLFVRNPSGVSHSPAEAATDADCAAGVRALAAVLEELTCR; translated from the coding sequence TTGTTATCGGATTTTGTTGTAGAAGGGGCCCTTCCTAACAAGTTCCGCACCCTGTGGGACGAGCTCGCCCCGATCGGGCGGGACGCCGACAGCGGCGGTTACCTGCGCTACGCGCTGACCGAGCCGGAGCGGGAGCTGCGGGCCTGGTTCCGTGCACAGGCGCAGCAGCGAGGGATGCCGGTCACCGAGGACGGCAACGGCAACCTGTTCGCGCACTGGGGCGACCCGGAGGCCGCCGACGCGGTGCTGACCGGCAGCCACTTCGACTCGGTGCCGCACGGTGGGGCGTACGACGGGCCGCTCGGCATCGTCAGCGCCTTCCTCGCCGTGGACGAGCTGCGCGCCGCCGGCGTCACCCCGATCCGGCCACTGGTGCTGGCCGCGTTCGTGGAGGAGGAGGGGGCGCGCTTCGGCGTACCGTGCCTGGGGTCGCGTCTGCTCACCGGCGCAATGCCTGTCGATCGCGCGGCCGGGCTGCGCGACGCGGCCGGGGTGAGCTTCGCCGAGGCGCTCGGCGACCGGCCGGCGGGCGCCCGCCCGGAGCTGCTGGGCCGGTTCGGCGCGTTCGTGGAGCTACACGTCGAGCAGGGCCGCGCGCTCGCCGAGGCGGACGCGCCGGTAGCGGTGGCCAGCGCCATCTGGCCGCACGGCCGCTGGCGCTTCGACGTGACAGGCGAGGGCAACCACGCGGGTACGACACGGATGGCCGACCGCCGCGACCCGATGCTCACCTACGCGTTCACTGTGCTGGCGGCCAACAAGGAGGCCCGGTTGCGCGGCGCGCACGCCACTGTCGGCAGGGTCGCCGTCGAACCGAACGCCACGAACGCCATCCCGTCGAAGGTGACCGGCTGGCTGGACGCCCGCGCCGCCGACCCGCAGACCCTCACCGACCTGGTCGAGGCCGTACGGGGCAAGCTCGCCGAGCGTGCCCGCCGCGACGGTACGGAGGTGACGGTCACCGAGGAGTCGGCCACAGCGCTTGTCGCCTTCGACCGTGGACTGGCCAGACGGCTGGCCACGCTGCTCGACGCGCCGGTGCTGCCCACCGGCGCGGGGCACGACGCGGGTGTGCTGGCCGCGCATCTGCCCACCGCGATGCTGTTCGTGCGCAACCCGAGCGGGGTGTCGCACTCCCCCGCAGAGGCGGCCACCGACGCCGACTGCGCCGCCGGGGTACGGGCGCTGGCCGCCGTGTTGGAGGAGCTGACATGCCGCTGA
- a CDS encoding formimidoylglutamate deiminase, whose protein sequence is MTTSRWLAEYAWLPEDSEPTPEVLIEVEDGRITAVTPLQGSTGPEAGVEVLRDATRLPGLTVPGLSNVHSHAFHRALRGRTHGSRGDFWSWRDRMYAVADRLDPDTYLALARAVYAEMALAGITCVGEFHYLHHRPDGGAYDDPNEMGAALVEAAAHAGIRLTLLDTCYLTSTVSGQPLAGPQRRFGDGDAVRWAERASAFQPTDSHARVGAAVHSVRAVPADQLRTVADWARSRHAPLHVHLSEQYAENDECRVVHGRTPTALLAEHGVLGPDTTAVHVTHPTGADLTLLGDNRTGVCLCPTTERDLADGIGPARQMADAGLRLSLGSDSHAVVDLFEEARAVELDERLRTRRRGHFTSAELLAAATATGHAALGWADAGRIAVGARADLVTVRLDSARTAGVPPAGVFFAASAADVDQVLVDGRVVVAEGRHLTVDVPAELSASIEAVTPA, encoded by the coding sequence ATGACCACCTCTCGTTGGCTCGCCGAGTACGCCTGGCTGCCCGAGGACTCCGAGCCCACGCCCGAGGTGCTCATCGAGGTCGAGGACGGCCGGATCACCGCCGTCACACCGCTGCAGGGGTCCACCGGGCCGGAGGCCGGGGTGGAGGTGCTGCGGGACGCCACCCGGCTGCCCGGGTTGACAGTGCCCGGCCTGTCCAATGTGCACTCGCACGCCTTCCACCGCGCCCTGCGTGGGCGTACCCACGGCAGCCGGGGTGACTTCTGGAGCTGGCGCGACCGGATGTACGCCGTCGCCGACCGGCTCGACCCGGACACCTACCTGGCGCTGGCCCGCGCGGTCTACGCCGAGATGGCCCTGGCCGGGATCACCTGCGTCGGGGAGTTCCACTACCTGCACCACCGGCCCGACGGCGGCGCCTACGACGACCCGAACGAGATGGGCGCGGCACTTGTCGAGGCCGCCGCGCACGCCGGCATCCGGTTGACCCTGCTGGACACCTGCTACCTGACCTCCACAGTGAGTGGTCAGCCGCTCGCCGGACCGCAGCGCCGCTTCGGTGACGGTGACGCCGTCCGGTGGGCCGAGCGGGCCTCGGCGTTCCAGCCGACTGACTCCCACGCCCGCGTCGGCGCGGCCGTGCACTCGGTGCGGGCGGTCCCCGCCGACCAGCTGCGCACTGTCGCCGACTGGGCGCGAAGCCGGCACGCTCCGCTGCACGTACACCTGTCGGAGCAGTACGCCGAGAACGACGAGTGCCGGGTCGTGCACGGGCGCACACCCACCGCGCTGCTCGCCGAGCACGGCGTGCTCGGGCCGGACACCACCGCCGTACACGTCACCCACCCGACCGGCGCTGACCTGACGCTGCTCGGCGACAACCGGACCGGGGTGTGCCTCTGCCCCACCACCGAACGGGACCTCGCCGACGGGATCGGCCCGGCCCGGCAGATGGCCGATGCGGGGCTCCGGCTCAGCCTGGGCAGCGACAGCCACGCGGTGGTCGACCTGTTCGAGGAGGCGCGCGCCGTGGAGCTTGACGAACGGCTGCGCACCCGCCGCCGCGGCCACTTCACCTCCGCCGAGCTGCTGGCGGCGGCCACCGCCACCGGCCATGCCGCGCTGGGCTGGGCCGACGCCGGGCGGATCGCCGTCGGCGCCCGCGCCGACCTGGTGACGGTACGACTCGACAGCGCCCGCACGGCAGGGGTGCCGCCGGCGGGCGTGTTCTTCGCGGCGTCCGCCGCGGACGTCGACCAGGTGCTTGTGGACGGCCGGGTGGTGGTGGCCGAGGGCAGGCACCTCACCGTCGACGTACCGGCCGAGCTGTCGGCGTCGATCGAGGCGGTGACCCCGGCGTGA